One segment of Variovorax sp. PAMC28562 DNA contains the following:
- a CDS encoding DUF2827 domain-containing protein, with product MADNLSQLRVGITIGLHHAAETLWNNGIKQNAVFLAEALKHCPNVASVTLANTTAVPVTSALPWDLARWPTEAFDASQDQFDVLIELGGQIDPAQTDALKRRGGRLVSYCCSTEYMFAAEAVLFDKPMWNGNLFINQRYDDIWMVPQVDHISRSYFEVLRRQKARAIPFVWSPVFLEERSQHLPDLGVYRPGAGPRRLSVLEPNINIVKFCLYPALIAEAAYRERPSAIGLLQVTNAERMARENKDFIALMNQLDIVRDHKAVFLGRYETPMFLAEKTDIVVSHQLENPLNYLYLEACWQGYALVHNAHLCADLGYYYTGNDVEAGSARLLEAIDMHDLHADAYRDTQRTRIARYLPGNADITATYSKLLNEVVQRPSR from the coding sequence ATGGCCGACAATCTTTCACAATTACGCGTTGGCATTACGATTGGCCTTCACCATGCAGCCGAGACGCTCTGGAACAACGGCATCAAGCAAAACGCGGTATTCCTGGCGGAAGCGCTCAAGCACTGCCCCAACGTCGCGTCGGTCACCCTGGCCAACACCACGGCGGTGCCGGTCACCAGCGCCCTGCCCTGGGACCTGGCGCGCTGGCCGACGGAGGCTTTCGATGCGAGCCAGGACCAGTTCGACGTGCTCATCGAGCTGGGAGGCCAGATCGACCCAGCCCAAACCGATGCGCTCAAGCGCCGCGGCGGGAGGCTGGTGTCTTACTGCTGCAGCACCGAATACATGTTCGCGGCCGAAGCCGTGCTGTTCGACAAGCCGATGTGGAACGGCAACCTCTTTATCAATCAGCGCTACGACGACATCTGGATGGTGCCGCAGGTCGACCACATCAGTCGCTCCTACTTCGAGGTGCTGCGGCGGCAAAAGGCGCGTGCGATTCCCTTCGTGTGGAGCCCGGTGTTTCTGGAGGAGCGTTCGCAGCACTTGCCGGACCTTGGCGTGTATCGGCCAGGCGCGGGGCCGCGCCGCCTGAGCGTGCTCGAACCCAATATCAACATCGTCAAGTTCTGTCTCTATCCCGCCCTGATTGCAGAAGCCGCATACCGCGAGCGACCATCCGCCATCGGATTGCTGCAGGTGACCAACGCCGAGCGCATGGCACGAGAAAACAAGGACTTCATCGCGCTCATGAACCAGCTCGACATCGTGCGCGACCACAAGGCGGTTTTTCTGGGTCGCTACGAGACGCCGATGTTTCTCGCTGAAAAAACCGACATCGTGGTGTCGCACCAGCTGGAAAACCCACTCAACTATCTCTACCTCGAAGCCTGCTGGCAGGGCTACGCGTTGGTGCACAACGCACATCTGTGCGCCGACCTTGGCTACTACTACACCGGCAACGATGTCGAAGCCGGCAGCGCACGCCTGCTCGAAGCCATCGACATGCACGATTTGCACGCCGATGCCTATCGCGACACCCAACGCACACGCATCGCGCGCTACCTTCCGGGCAACGCCGATATCACGGCAACCTACAGCAAGCTGCTCAATGAAGTCGTTCAGCGGCCAAGCAGATGA
- a CDS encoding DUF2827 domain-containing protein: MRIGISVISHAGQNVWENGMGQNVFFLARLFQRLPFVRDVVLIDVGDQAAMPAQVDMGAMGLRRLTQREATDEVDVVIELAGALDPQWLRLMRARGKKVAFLSCGQPYVSLIEPSVFQKPGHLGGTDRCDEVWLLPKDAEFVPMMRTLNRCSVHIAPFIWQPYFLDRRIEEVASITGVRYGYKPREPDASGHRAGLRVVSFEPNISVVKTSSIPMLLCDEAYRADPSAVQMLHALNTLHMTTHPTMLYLANSLDLVKQHKAVFLGRHDIVGYMAQHADAVVSHQWQNEQNYSYLDALYGNYPLIHNSPWLRDVAGAGYYYPGFDAAEGGRQLRVAAQTHDAQLDDYRVRAQRTFEAVDPSSRANLDGYATLLLRLQGAPA, translated from the coding sequence ATGCGCATCGGTATTTCGGTTATCAGTCACGCGGGCCAGAACGTGTGGGAAAACGGCATGGGGCAGAACGTGTTCTTCCTCGCGCGTTTGTTCCAACGCCTGCCTTTTGTTCGCGATGTCGTATTGATCGATGTGGGCGATCAGGCAGCCATGCCTGCACAGGTCGACATGGGTGCCATGGGCCTGCGTCGACTCACGCAGCGTGAAGCTACCGACGAGGTCGACGTCGTCATCGAGTTGGCGGGCGCGCTCGATCCGCAGTGGCTGCGATTGATGCGGGCACGAGGCAAAAAGGTTGCGTTTCTTTCTTGCGGGCAACCTTATGTAAGTTTGATAGAGCCGTCGGTGTTCCAGAAGCCGGGACACCTTGGCGGCACCGACCGATGCGACGAAGTCTGGCTGTTACCGAAAGACGCCGAGTTCGTGCCGATGATGCGCACCCTGAATCGCTGCTCGGTGCACATCGCGCCATTCATTTGGCAACCCTATTTTCTCGACCGCCGCATTGAAGAAGTGGCGTCCATCACTGGCGTTCGATATGGCTACAAGCCGCGCGAACCCGACGCGAGCGGCCACAGGGCAGGTTTGCGCGTCGTGAGTTTCGAACCCAATATTTCGGTCGTCAAGACATCCAGCATTCCGATGCTCCTGTGCGACGAGGCCTACCGTGCCGACCCTTCGGCCGTTCAGATGCTGCACGCGCTCAACACGTTGCACATGACGACACATCCGACCATGCTCTATCTGGCGAACTCGCTCGATCTGGTAAAGCAGCACAAGGCTGTCTTTCTGGGGCGCCACGACATCGTCGGCTACATGGCGCAGCATGCGGACGCGGTGGTGTCGCACCAGTGGCAGAACGAACAGAACTACAGCTACCTGGACGCGCTGTATGGCAACTATCCGTTGATTCACAACTCGCCGTGGCTGCGCGATGTGGCAGGCGCCGGCTATTACTACCCGGGCTTCGATGCGGCCGAAGGAGGCCGTCAACTGCGCGTCGCCGCACAGACGCACGATGCGCAGCTGGACGACTATCGCGTGCGGGCGCAACGCACGTTCGAGGCGGTCGACCCTT
- a CDS encoding YadA family autotransporter adhesin, with protein sequence MTQSRAINNTSVVAVGAGCGVANGVDTTATGTCAQAGTMVGVNGATSTIVANGATAYGSQSLAQDSNTTAIGFRSTAKQEGSVAIGYQAQALADPSTAVGANSYVAANADNGVAIGANASVTGANGTALGFGSSAMGANSVALGAGSIATQPNTVSVGSPGNERRITNVAAGIAPTDAANVSQLQNSQQQMNAQLGAVSKVAYSGTALALAMSGTYMPSLSAGEKAVGLGIGTYHGYTGFALNFKQMADDGQMTWGAGVSTTGKEWGLNAGIGWKWK encoded by the coding sequence ATGACGCAATCTCGCGCCATTAACAATACCTCCGTCGTCGCAGTGGGTGCAGGTTGTGGGGTTGCAAACGGTGTCGACACGACAGCTACCGGCACCTGTGCGCAGGCCGGCACGATGGTGGGGGTGAACGGCGCAACGTCGACCATCGTCGCCAACGGTGCCACGGCCTACGGTTCGCAATCGCTGGCGCAAGACAGCAACACGACGGCGATCGGCTTCCGGTCGACGGCCAAGCAGGAGGGCTCGGTGGCCATCGGCTACCAGGCTCAGGCGCTGGCAGATCCGTCGACTGCGGTGGGTGCCAACTCGTACGTTGCGGCAAACGCCGACAACGGTGTCGCCATCGGTGCCAACGCTTCGGTGACAGGCGCAAACGGCACGGCTCTGGGCTTCGGGTCCAGCGCGATGGGCGCCAACTCGGTGGCCCTGGGTGCAGGCTCGATCGCCACCCAGCCGAACACGGTGTCGGTCGGTTCGCCGGGCAATGAGCGTCGCATCACCAATGTTGCGGCAGGCATTGCGCCGACAGACGCGGCCAACGTGAGTCAGTTGCAAAACTCGCAGCAGCAAATGAACGCTCAACTCGGCGCGGTTTCGAAAGTCGCTTACTCCGGCACTGCGTTGGCTTTGGCGATGTCAGGCACTTACATGCCGTCACTGAGTGCAGGCGAAAAAGCGGTTGGTCTGGGTATCGGTACGTACCATGGCTACACAGGCTTCGCGCTGAACTTCAAGCAGATGGCTGACGACGGCCAGATGACATGGGGTGCCGGTGTCTCGACCACGGGCAAGGAGTGGGGATTGAACGCGGGTATCGGCTGGAAATGGAAGTAA